One Streptosporangium sp. NBC_01495 DNA window includes the following coding sequences:
- a CDS encoding ROK family transcriptional regulator codes for MGEVDGEREPVRAADSESPSTSPWSAPSRPPLARDAGWRPTRGAPGGAPAPGVSGPGARQPLGGGPERRSRAGRPAQAEPLLGRREGGGGRFGPQTGARPAPRAFNQLALGSYNEKLVIESIRQAVSTSRVEIAERTGLTPQAVSRITRNLLTSGLLTEDARRLGGAGKPRVPLRLRPDAGSAIGVHLDPKMITVVAVDLCGDLLDQRHLLLPEQPDPQWCLAQMTRLALESAEAARPASEALLGVGVAVPGPLDSRAGLLLDPPLFRDWKHVELKAELATRLDVTVVVEKDSTAAAIGERWLGAADRADDFVYLYLGAGVGSGAFLNGDVYRGRTGNAGEVGQLCAIATGWLTPEGGPKLVPECAPTSTVVERARAAGMVIPPGDAAYEWVCAAAAGGDLRAVTVIEEVARVIGLGAAGLIDLLDVELLIIGGPAVLPTVADIYHRQIAAAVNGFPMARHLREVEVAQSHLNRAAAAVGAASSVFHEVFTPSLGSRTRTAHPDAV; via the coding sequence ATGGGTGAAGTGGACGGGGAACGCGAGCCGGTGCGGGCGGCGGATTCGGAGAGCCCGTCCACCTCACCGTGGAGCGCGCCGTCACGTCCGCCCCTCGCCCGCGACGCGGGGTGGCGTCCCACCCGTGGCGCGCCGGGCGGGGCGCCCGCTCCCGGCGTGAGCGGTCCGGGTGCGCGGCAGCCCCTCGGAGGCGGTCCCGAGCGCCGCTCGCGGGCCGGGCGCCCGGCCCAGGCCGAGCCGCTGCTGGGCCGACGGGAGGGTGGGGGAGGCCGGTTCGGGCCGCAGACCGGGGCACGCCCGGCGCCTCGTGCCTTCAACCAGCTCGCCCTCGGCTCCTACAACGAGAAGCTGGTGATCGAGAGCATCCGGCAGGCCGTGTCCACGAGCAGGGTGGAGATCGCCGAGCGCACCGGCCTCACGCCGCAGGCGGTGTCGCGGATCACCCGTAATCTGCTGACCTCGGGCCTGCTGACCGAGGACGCCCGCCGGCTGGGGGGCGCGGGCAAGCCGCGGGTGCCACTGCGGCTGCGTCCCGACGCGGGTTCGGCCATCGGCGTCCACCTCGACCCGAAGATGATCACCGTGGTCGCCGTCGACCTGTGCGGCGACCTGCTCGACCAGCGGCACCTGCTCCTGCCCGAACAGCCCGACCCGCAGTGGTGCCTGGCGCAGATGACCCGCCTGGCACTGGAGTCGGCCGAGGCCGCCCGCCCCGCCTCCGAGGCCCTGCTGGGGGTGGGGGTCGCCGTGCCGGGCCCGCTCGACAGCCGCGCCGGGCTGCTGCTCGATCCGCCGCTGTTCCGGGACTGGAAGCACGTGGAGCTCAAGGCCGAGCTGGCCACCCGGCTGGACGTCACCGTCGTCGTCGAGAAGGACTCCACGGCGGCGGCGATCGGCGAGCGCTGGCTGGGCGCGGCCGACCGCGCCGACGACTTCGTCTACCTCTACCTGGGCGCCGGTGTCGGCAGCGGCGCCTTCCTCAACGGCGACGTCTACCGGGGACGCACGGGCAACGCGGGCGAGGTCGGCCAGCTGTGCGCGATCGCGACCGGCTGGCTCACCCCGGAGGGCGGCCCCAAACTCGTCCCCGAGTGCGCCCCGACCTCCACGGTGGTGGAGCGTGCCAGGGCCGCGGGCATGGTGATCCCACCGGGTGACGCCGCCTACGAGTGGGTCTGCGCGGCCGCGGCGGGCGGCGACCTGCGGGCGGTCACGGTGATCGAGGAGGTGGCCCGCGTGATCGGCCTGGGCGCCGCCGGGCTCATCGACCTGCTGGACGTCGAGCTGCTCATCATCGGCGGGCCCGCCGTCCTGCCCACCGTGGCCGACATCTACCACCGGCAGATCGCCGCCGCCGTCAACGGGTTCCCGATGGCCAGGCACCTGCGCGAGGTGGAGGTCGCCCAGTCGCACCTCAACCGGGCCGCGGCGGCGGTGGGGGCCGCGTCCAGCGTGTTCCACGAGGTGTTCACGCCC